In Saccharomonospora marina XMU15, one genomic interval encodes:
- a CDS encoding STAS domain-containing protein, producing the protein MTLDPGQVVRDRLAEFLTENQERIAREWAATPLFGTRNPADAAEESAALLSGVRKVIDTGAEEDPSAEGFAAVRTVLGSLASRSAGGPSGSKRPDVTLLKEPLLRLWEEQDVPADIAQHGAMALSTALNTLRIALLEIELSAGADTILAQQEQLAELSTPVIKLWNGVLAIPLIGTLDSMRSQAATESLLQQIVAQQARVAILDITGVTAVDTLVAQHLLKTAMAARLMGAECVISGIRPQIAQTMVQLGIDLGEVATRATLADAFAYALRSIGMSITATERGVG; encoded by the coding sequence ATGACCCTCGACCCAGGCCAAGTAGTTCGGGACCGCTTGGCTGAGTTCCTGACCGAGAACCAGGAGCGCATCGCGCGAGAATGGGCAGCGACGCCGCTGTTCGGCACGCGCAATCCCGCCGACGCCGCCGAGGAGTCGGCGGCGTTGCTTTCCGGGGTGCGTAAGGTTATCGACACGGGAGCGGAGGAAGACCCCTCGGCCGAGGGATTCGCCGCAGTGCGCACCGTGCTCGGCTCGCTGGCGTCGCGGTCGGCGGGCGGCCCTTCGGGCAGCAAGCGTCCCGACGTCACGCTGCTGAAGGAGCCGCTGCTGCGGCTGTGGGAAGAGCAGGATGTGCCTGCCGACATCGCTCAGCACGGCGCGATGGCGCTTTCCACCGCACTGAACACGCTCCGGATCGCGCTGCTGGAGATCGAGCTCTCCGCAGGCGCCGACACGATCCTCGCCCAGCAGGAACAGCTCGCCGAGCTGTCGACTCCGGTGATAAAGCTGTGGAACGGTGTGCTCGCCATCCCGCTCATCGGAACGCTGGACAGCATGCGTAGCCAGGCGGCGACGGAGAGTCTGCTGCAGCAGATCGTGGCTCAGCAGGCCCGCGTCGCGATCCTGGACATCACCGGCGTGACCGCCGTCGACACACTGGTCGCCCAGCATCTGCTCAAGACCGCCATGGCGGCGCGACTGATGGGGGCGGAGTGCGTCATCAGCGGAATCCGCCCGCAGATCGCACAGACGATGGTTCAGCTCGGGATCGACCTCGGAGAGGTCGCGACCCGTGCGACGCTCGCCGACGCCTTCGCCTACGCGCTCCGAAGCATCGGCATGTCCATCACCGCCACAGAGCGCGGGGTGGGATAG
- a CDS encoding acyltransferase family protein, which yields MTAARQAPDDRANSGVTGQQTKRVPALDTLRAALVAWIIGGHALLGYSAVGGWAYDEVNEVTFAPAVELVLIGILGPSALFVLGTFFMIAGLFSPGPLARRGPAKFAWHRAVRLGVPFVLSLLALWPLSVWLAYHAAGRSVTFGWVLVGRERMLDSGALWFAEVLLVFSLAYASWRAVTGRQRPHGLVTGRQLLAVGIALALVTFVVRLWTQARATEVLDLHLWQWPQLAVMFWLGVTQSHTGLRERVPTRLYHGCGAVAAGVILALPVLAAVVGLGDVAAQADPFLGGWHWQAMLLASVEATLVVAGSMWLLGFAQRRFSGTGPMVAGAARGSFAAFVIQGPVLILLAVALRPLPLPAEVKGPLLAVVAIAACFGLGWLAVTRTPLGKLL from the coding sequence GTGACCGCGGCAAGGCAGGCACCCGACGACAGAGCCAACAGCGGCGTGACCGGTCAGCAGACCAAGCGGGTGCCCGCACTGGACACCCTGCGGGCCGCGCTGGTCGCCTGGATCATCGGCGGGCACGCCTTGCTCGGCTACTCCGCGGTCGGCGGCTGGGCCTACGACGAGGTCAACGAGGTCACCTTCGCTCCTGCGGTGGAACTGGTGCTGATCGGGATACTCGGACCGTCCGCGCTGTTCGTGCTGGGCACCTTCTTCATGATCGCCGGGCTGTTCTCACCAGGTCCGCTCGCCAGGAGGGGACCCGCCAAGTTCGCCTGGCACAGGGCCGTCCGTCTCGGCGTGCCGTTCGTGCTCAGCCTGCTGGCGCTGTGGCCGCTGTCGGTGTGGCTGGCCTACCACGCGGCGGGCAGATCGGTGACCTTCGGCTGGGTGCTCGTCGGCAGGGAGCGAATGCTGGACTCCGGCGCGCTGTGGTTCGCCGAGGTGCTGCTGGTGTTCTCGCTGGCCTACGCCTCGTGGCGGGCGGTGACCGGTCGGCAGCGGCCACACGGCCTCGTCACGGGCAGGCAACTGCTCGCTGTCGGGATCGCGCTCGCGCTGGTCACCTTCGTGGTTCGGCTGTGGACCCAGGCTCGCGCCACGGAGGTGCTCGATCTGCATTTGTGGCAGTGGCCGCAACTCGCCGTGATGTTCTGGCTCGGGGTGACCCAGTCGCACACCGGGCTGCGCGAGCGGGTGCCGACCAGGCTTTACCACGGCTGCGGCGCTGTCGCGGCGGGCGTGATCCTCGCGCTTCCTGTGCTGGCGGCGGTGGTGGGCCTCGGTGACGTCGCCGCACAGGCCGATCCGTTCCTCGGCGGCTGGCACTGGCAGGCGATGTTGCTGGCGTCCGTCGAGGCGACGCTCGTCGTCGCCGGGTCGATGTGGCTGCTGGGTTTCGCGCAGCGACGGTTCTCCGGGACGGGGCCGATGGTCGCCGGGGCCGCGCGGGGCTCGTTCGCGGCCTTCGTGATTCAGGGCCCGGTGCTGATCCTGCTCGCCGTGGCGTTGCGCCCGCTGCCGCTGCCCGCGGAGGTGAAGGGACCGCTGCTCGCGGTAGTCGCGATCGCGGCGTGTTTCGGCCTCGGCTGGTTGGCGGTCACCCGGACACCGCTGGGCAAGTTGCTCTGA
- a CDS encoding SpoIIE family protein phosphatase has product MTGVALPVREPVHVRQARQQTGVLAREAGLSERDVERVAIAATELAGNLVKYAVDGLLMAIGRPGAFDLIATDRGPGLRHVEDSMRDGYSTSGTLGIGLGGVRRMADEFDIFSRYGEGTVVLARWLVGLRPPLGVRPGVAMFTALGETVCGDSWVVAERDGITTVAVSDGLGHGPEAAVASAAATAHVSADPTASPSELIAAMDADGTARRGATVAVAQFHPARSTMLFCGVGNTTVRLFSPRGDHETLVSVPGIVGRRQRRGSRVQPLTRPWSDGNWLIMHTDGVSERWGDEELSGAFDRDPATVAGWLLGRHVRRRDDACVLVAAGGAGP; this is encoded by the coding sequence ATGACCGGTGTGGCGCTGCCGGTGCGCGAACCGGTGCATGTCAGGCAGGCCCGCCAGCAGACCGGTGTTCTCGCTCGGGAGGCGGGGCTCTCGGAACGGGACGTGGAGCGAGTTGCCATAGCGGCTACCGAGCTTGCGGGCAACCTGGTGAAGTACGCGGTGGACGGACTGCTGATGGCCATCGGGCGGCCTGGGGCCTTCGACCTCATCGCGACCGATCGCGGCCCCGGCCTTCGGCATGTCGAGGACAGCATGCGCGACGGCTACTCCACCTCCGGAACGCTCGGTATCGGCCTCGGTGGCGTGCGCCGCATGGCCGACGAGTTCGACATCTTCTCCCGCTACGGTGAGGGCACGGTCGTGCTGGCGCGTTGGTTGGTGGGACTGCGGCCTCCGCTGGGTGTACGGCCGGGGGTCGCCATGTTCACGGCGCTGGGAGAGACGGTGTGCGGGGACAGTTGGGTAGTGGCCGAGCGCGACGGCATCACGACGGTGGCGGTCAGTGACGGCCTCGGGCACGGTCCGGAAGCGGCGGTCGCGAGTGCGGCAGCCACGGCGCACGTCAGCGCCGACCCGACCGCGTCACCCAGCGAGCTCATCGCGGCGATGGATGCCGACGGTACGGCTCGGCGCGGTGCGACGGTGGCCGTGGCGCAGTTCCATCCGGCGCGCTCCACAATGCTGTTCTGTGGGGTCGGCAACACCACCGTTCGGCTGTTCTCGCCCCGGGGTGATCACGAGACACTGGTGTCGGTGCCGGGGATCGTGGGAAGGAGGCAGCGCCGGGGCAGCCGGGTTCAACCTCTGACCCGCCCGTGGTCCGACGGGAACTGGCTGATCATGCACACCGATGGTGTCTCCGAACGATGGGGCGACGAGGAGTTGAGCGGTGCGTTCGACCGCGACCCCGCTACTGTGGCCGGGTGGCTTCTCGGGCGGCACGTGCGACGCAGGGACGACGCGTGCGTGCTGGTGGCGGCAGGAGGTGCGGGGCCATGA
- a CDS encoding Asp23/Gls24 family envelope stress response protein, whose product MSTPTSQKNTDRTAGDGADAQRKGNELSTSRGTTTIADAVVQKIAGLAAREVSGVYSLGGGAARAMGALRERIPGASASAGQGVAVEVGEKQAAVDLELLVEYGVSIVDLAQAVRRNVISSIERMTGLEVVEVNLSVNDIHLPGDDNEEQSSESSGRVQ is encoded by the coding sequence ATGAGCACTCCAACCTCGCAGAAGAACACCGACAGGACGGCGGGTGACGGCGCCGACGCGCAGCGAAAGGGCAACGAGTTGAGCACCTCGCGCGGCACCACCACCATCGCCGACGCTGTGGTACAGAAGATCGCAGGACTGGCGGCACGTGAGGTCAGCGGCGTGTACAGCCTGGGCGGAGGCGCCGCACGCGCGATGGGAGCACTGCGAGAGCGCATCCCCGGCGCGTCCGCCAGCGCAGGGCAAGGCGTGGCCGTCGAGGTCGGGGAGAAGCAGGCCGCTGTCGACCTGGAACTGCTGGTGGAGTACGGCGTTTCCATCGTCGACCTGGCACAGGCCGTTCGTCGCAATGTGATCTCCTCGATCGAGCGGATGACCGGCCTCGAGGTCGTCGAGGTCAACCTCAGCGTCAACGACATCCACCTGCCCGGCGACGACAACGAGGAACAGTCCTCCGAATCGAGCGGACGGGTTCAGTGA
- a CDS encoding SDR family oxidoreductase has product MRCVVFGATGYIGGRLVPWLLAEGHQVRAVARTPEKLAGVDWHGRVEVVRGDVTNPRDVVAALAGQDVAYYLVHSLHQRDFVEVDRRAAEILANAAATAGVSRIVYLGGITPESGELSAHLGSRAEVGRILLDSAVPAVVLRAAVIIGSGSASFEMLRYLTENLPVMITPRWVHNRIQPIAVGDVLHYLVRAATIERQLNGAFDICGPDVLTYLDMMRRYARVAMLRRRLVVPVPVLTPWLSAQWVNLVTPVPRSIAVPLIESLVHEVICHDHAVERYIPDPEGGLTGFDHAVEMALARTRRADVPTRWSDAAAPGAPSGPLPTDPDWAGGTLYEDAREQRSTADPETLWRIVESIGGEQGWYSFPPAWSVRGWLDRLVGGAGLRRGRRDPRRLRVGEALDWWRVERLERPTFLRLRAEMRLPGQAWLELSVIPTDSGGSLYRQRALFQPHGLAGHLYWKSIAPLHAVVFGGMARNITGAAERGDG; this is encoded by the coding sequence ATGCGATGCGTCGTCTTCGGTGCCACCGGATACATCGGAGGGCGCCTGGTGCCCTGGCTGCTGGCGGAGGGGCATCAGGTCCGTGCCGTGGCGAGAACGCCGGAGAAGCTGGCCGGTGTCGACTGGCACGGCCGGGTGGAGGTCGTGCGTGGGGACGTGACGAATCCGCGCGACGTGGTCGCGGCGCTCGCAGGCCAGGATGTCGCCTACTACCTCGTGCACTCACTGCACCAGCGTGACTTCGTGGAAGTCGACCGGCGTGCCGCGGAGATACTCGCGAACGCGGCCGCCACGGCGGGGGTGTCGCGCATCGTCTACCTCGGCGGTATCACCCCGGAGAGCGGGGAGCTTTCCGCGCATCTCGGCTCGCGCGCCGAGGTCGGCCGGATCCTGCTCGACTCGGCGGTGCCCGCTGTGGTGCTGCGCGCCGCGGTGATCATCGGCTCCGGCTCGGCCAGCTTCGAGATGCTGCGCTACCTGACCGAGAACCTGCCCGTCATGATCACGCCACGATGGGTGCACAACCGCATCCAGCCGATCGCGGTGGGTGACGTGCTGCATTACCTCGTGCGAGCGGCGACCATCGAGCGGCAACTCAACGGCGCTTTCGACATCTGCGGCCCCGACGTGCTGACCTACCTGGACATGATGCGCAGGTACGCCAGGGTGGCGATGCTTCGCAGGCGCCTCGTGGTGCCGGTACCGGTGCTGACCCCGTGGCTGTCGGCGCAGTGGGTCAATCTGGTCACGCCGGTGCCGCGCAGTATCGCCGTGCCACTGATCGAGTCGCTCGTGCACGAGGTGATCTGCCACGACCACGCCGTCGAGCGCTACATTCCCGACCCCGAGGGCGGACTCACCGGGTTCGACCACGCCGTGGAGATGGCGTTGGCGAGAACCCGTAGGGCCGACGTACCGACGCGCTGGTCGGACGCCGCGGCTCCCGGAGCCCCCTCCGGCCCGCTGCCGACCGACCCAGACTGGGCAGGCGGGACACTGTACGAGGACGCGCGCGAGCAGCGGAGCACGGCGGACCCGGAGACGTTGTGGCGGATCGTGGAGTCGATCGGCGGCGAGCAGGGCTGGTACTCCTTCCCGCCTGCCTGGTCGGTGCGCGGCTGGCTGGACCGGTTGGTCGGCGGGGCCGGACTGCGCAGGGGCAGGCGTGACCCCCGGCGGCTCCGGGTCGGCGAGGCGCTGGACTGGTGGCGGGTGGAGCGGCTGGAGCGTCCGACGTTTCTGCGGTTGCGGGCCGAGATGCGACTACCCGGGCAGGCCTGGCTGGAGCTGTCGGTGATCCCTACCGACTCCGGTGGCTCGCTGTACCGGCAGCGTGCGCTGTTCCAGCCGCACGGCCTGGCGGGGCACCTGTACTGGAAGAGCATCGCGCCGCTGCACGCGGTGGTGTTCGGGGGGATGGCCCGCAACATCACCGGCGCCGCGGAGCGTGGCGACGGTTGA
- a CDS encoding Asp23/Gls24 family envelope stress response protein, producing the protein MTASDTARLTDSVDRDVAEELGTRGRTTIADRVVERIAVHAAREVEGVGGSARRLLGVRVSGEAPQRSVQADARVRAGTASLRMQLSVRYPTPVARTVEQARDHVMRRVTELTGLAVSRVDVTVTALHSDTERRRTVQ; encoded by the coding sequence ATGACCGCGTCCGACACCGCGCGACTCACCGACAGCGTCGACCGCGACGTCGCCGAGGAACTCGGCACACGGGGCCGGACCACGATCGCCGACCGCGTGGTCGAACGCATCGCCGTCCACGCGGCCCGCGAGGTGGAAGGGGTGGGCGGGTCGGCACGCCGCCTGCTCGGTGTCCGGGTCAGCGGCGAGGCACCGCAGCGTTCGGTGCAAGCGGACGCGCGGGTGAGGGCCGGGACCGCTTCGCTGCGGATGCAGCTGTCCGTGCGGTACCCGACACCGGTGGCCCGCACCGTCGAGCAGGCCCGTGACCACGTCATGCGCAGGGTCACCGAGCTGACCGGTCTCGCGGTCTCCCGTGTGGACGTCACGGTCACCGCGCTGCACAGCGATACCGAACGACGGAGGACGGTGCAGTGA
- the ligD gene encoding non-homologous end-joining DNA ligase, with the protein MASAADRAERSAGGAVDLEVGTRTVRITNPDRVYFATRGETKLDLAHYYLAVGDGIVRALYERPCMLHRFPSGSAGQKVHQKRVPRGAPPWLRTVRVHFPRYGRHADELCVTELASVIWAVQMSTVEFHPWNSRSADTEHPDEWRIDLDPMPRCPFERVRRVAAVAHEVLTELGIVGWPKTSGGDGLHIYVRIEPRWGFSDVRRAARAFAMEVERRAPRDVTTAWWRKDRDPALLFVDYNQNARDHTIACAYSVRGVPEATVSTPIRWDEVPDVEPRECTIATLPRRFAELGDLHSGIDDVAYSIEPLLEWADRDGIEH; encoded by the coding sequence ATGGCCAGTGCTGCCGACCGAGCCGAGCGAAGCGCGGGCGGGGCCGTCGACCTGGAGGTCGGGACCCGCACCGTGCGCATCACCAATCCCGACCGCGTGTACTTCGCCACGCGCGGGGAGACCAAGCTGGACCTCGCTCACTACTACCTCGCCGTCGGTGACGGGATCGTGCGTGCGCTGTACGAGCGGCCATGCATGCTGCACCGGTTCCCGTCCGGGTCGGCCGGGCAGAAGGTGCACCAGAAGCGCGTTCCCCGAGGGGCACCGCCGTGGCTGCGGACCGTACGGGTGCATTTCCCGCGCTACGGCAGGCACGCCGACGAACTCTGCGTCACCGAGCTGGCCAGCGTGATCTGGGCCGTGCAGATGTCCACGGTCGAGTTCCATCCCTGGAACTCGCGCAGCGCCGACACCGAACACCCCGACGAGTGGCGCATCGACCTGGACCCCATGCCGCGCTGCCCGTTCGAAAGGGTCCGCAGGGTGGCAGCGGTCGCCCACGAGGTGCTGACCGAGCTGGGCATCGTCGGCTGGCCCAAGACCTCCGGCGGTGACGGGCTGCACATCTACGTGCGCATCGAGCCGAGGTGGGGCTTCTCCGACGTGCGCAGGGCCGCGCGCGCCTTCGCGATGGAGGTCGAACGCCGCGCGCCGAGGGACGTCACCACCGCGTGGTGGCGCAAGGACCGCGACCCGGCGCTGCTGTTCGTCGACTACAACCAGAACGCCCGCGACCACACCATCGCCTGCGCCTACTCGGTGCGGGGAGTGCCGGAGGCCACCGTCTCCACACCCATCCGGTGGGACGAGGTGCCCGACGTGGAGCCTCGCGAGTGCACGATCGCGACACTGCCGCGACGGTTCGCCGAACTCGGCGATCTGCACAGCGGCATCGACGACGTCGCCTATTCGATCGAGCCGCTGCTGGAATGGGCCGACCGCGACGGCATCGAGCACTGA
- a CDS encoding SRPBCC family protein — protein sequence MKKTKLAAITTGALAGAATAAVASYPLLWRQWCLTWGATAEETGNAMPGDDLLAEPDMLSTRAITIEAPPSDVWPWLVQMGSGRGGAYTYDWVENLLGLDMHSVDEIVPELQNLDLGDVLPVGSNGPALRVEVLRPEQALVLRSADGQWVWAFTLSPLPEGTRLVSRNRIATPGASPPRRAFNFAVMEPGSLIMERKMLLGIKERAERLANTRCAGRSIEVRTGADVSAVDGQE from the coding sequence GTGAAGAAGACCAAACTCGCTGCCATCACCACCGGCGCCCTCGCCGGTGCGGCCACCGCCGCCGTCGCGTCCTACCCGCTGCTGTGGCGACAGTGGTGCCTGACCTGGGGTGCGACGGCCGAGGAAACCGGCAACGCGATGCCGGGGGACGACCTGCTCGCCGAGCCCGACATGCTGTCGACACGGGCCATCACCATCGAGGCGCCGCCGTCGGACGTGTGGCCCTGGCTCGTCCAGATGGGAAGTGGCCGTGGCGGCGCCTACACCTACGACTGGGTGGAGAACCTGCTCGGCCTCGACATGCACAGCGTGGACGAGATCGTTCCCGAACTGCAGAACCTGGACCTCGGCGACGTGCTGCCGGTCGGCTCGAATGGTCCGGCCCTGCGGGTGGAGGTCCTTCGGCCCGAGCAGGCACTGGTATTGCGCTCAGCGGACGGCCAGTGGGTGTGGGCGTTCACCCTGTCCCCGCTGCCCGAAGGCACCCGGCTCGTCAGCCGCAACCGCATTGCCACACCCGGTGCCTCTCCGCCGCGCAGGGCGTTCAACTTCGCGGTCATGGAACCGGGGAGCCTGATCATGGAGCGCAAGATGCTGCTCGGCATCAAGGAGCGCGCCGAGCGCCTGGCGAACACTCGCTGTGCCGGCCGCTCGATCGAGGTGCGCACCGGCGCGGATGTGTCCGCTGTGGACGGTCAGGAGTAG
- a CDS encoding DUF6286 domain-containing protein produces the protein MIRRPRRGIPATLTALALLAISVLVAMSAIQLLTNTPPVLDYDGFAQALNSTTWNDLVVAVVAALAVALGLVLLVAVALPGRATVLPLSDDPAELDSGVSRHSMLRELRAAAKSVDGVTKAKLSLRRGVVVAKLRTDRGTTSGLVEAVGGALRQRLDRISPATRPALKVRIATTRSAP, from the coding sequence GTGATTCGCCGCCCACGGCGCGGCATTCCCGCGACGCTCACCGCGCTCGCCCTGCTGGCGATCTCGGTTCTTGTCGCGATGTCGGCCATCCAACTGCTCACGAACACCCCACCGGTGCTCGACTACGACGGCTTCGCCCAAGCGTTGAACTCCACGACGTGGAACGACCTGGTCGTGGCCGTCGTCGCCGCACTCGCCGTAGCGCTCGGGCTGGTGCTGCTGGTGGCCGTGGCCCTGCCGGGCAGGGCCACGGTGCTCCCGTTGAGCGACGATCCGGCGGAACTGGATTCCGGGGTGTCGCGCCACAGCATGCTGCGGGAGCTACGTGCCGCGGCGAAGTCGGTCGACGGCGTGACGAAGGCCAAGCTGAGCCTGCGGCGTGGTGTGGTCGTGGCCAAGCTCCGCACCGATCGTGGGACCACGAGCGGACTTGTCGAGGCGGTTGGCGGCGCGTTGCGGCAGCGGCTCGACCGGATCTCACCGGCCACGCGACCGGCTCTCAAGGTCAGGATCGCCACGACCAGGAGCGCGCCGTGA
- a CDS encoding TMEM175 family protein gives MSAEPDHRSTSGVERVVAFSDGVFAIAITLLVLPLAQARFREGHVEEDLLNLLPEFGAFALSFAVIGRFWRVHHRGFLRIARADGTLLTLNLVFLFWVAVLPFPTAVLGQHGDSVAAVLLYALSIILTGLSSSCVWWYAARGRPRLRQGAEALTHPDTDPREIRTALARGLGAVSGFVPSLGLAFLSTTVAEFSWLLAVPLTVLAARLAGRRRD, from the coding sequence ATGAGCGCCGAGCCCGACCACCGCTCGACCAGCGGCGTGGAGCGGGTGGTGGCCTTCAGCGACGGCGTGTTCGCCATCGCCATCACCCTGCTGGTGCTGCCTCTGGCGCAGGCGCGATTTCGCGAGGGGCACGTCGAGGAGGACCTGCTGAACCTGCTGCCCGAATTCGGTGCCTTCGCGTTGAGCTTCGCGGTGATCGGGCGGTTCTGGCGGGTGCACCACAGGGGGTTCCTGCGCATCGCCCGTGCCGACGGCACCCTGCTCACCCTCAACCTGGTGTTCCTGTTCTGGGTGGCGGTGCTGCCGTTTCCCACGGCCGTGCTCGGTCAGCACGGCGACAGCGTCGCCGCGGTGCTGCTCTACGCGCTGAGCATCATCCTCACCGGCCTCAGCTCAAGCTGCGTGTGGTGGTACGCGGCTCGGGGGCGGCCCAGGCTGCGTCAGGGCGCGGAGGCGCTGACACATCCCGACACCGATCCCCGTGAGATCCGGACGGCGCTGGCAAGGGGACTGGGCGCGGTGTCGGGGTTCGTGCCCTCGCTGGGACTGGCGTTCCTGTCCACGACCGTCGCGGAGTTCTCCTGGTTGCTCGCCGTCCCGCTGACCGTGCTGGCGGCCAGGCTCGCCGGGCGTCGCCGCGATTAG
- a CDS encoding anti-sigma regulatory factor encodes MTSLLTVHEVHIRDEVDIVQIRQAVREVAVSVGFSLVEQTKLVTAASELARNTLKHGGGGTAEVELEQDTHRATLRLVFRDEGPGIADVELALTDGYSTAGGLGLGLTGARRLADEFELKTEPGQGTTVIVGFHTGRAAPR; translated from the coding sequence ATGACGAGTCTGCTCACCGTGCACGAGGTCCACATCCGCGACGAGGTCGACATCGTGCAGATCCGGCAGGCGGTTCGCGAGGTCGCGGTGTCGGTGGGTTTCTCCCTGGTGGAGCAGACGAAGCTGGTCACGGCGGCCAGCGAACTCGCCCGCAACACCCTCAAGCACGGCGGTGGCGGTACGGCCGAGGTGGAGCTGGAGCAGGACACCCACCGAGCCACGCTGCGGCTGGTGTTCCGCGACGAGGGACCCGGCATCGCCGACGTCGAACTCGCTCTCACCGACGGCTACAGCACCGCGGGCGGCCTCGGACTGGGTCTCACCGGCGCGAGGCGGTTGGCGGACGAGTTCGAGCTGAAGACCGAGCCGGGGCAGGGCACGACGGTCATCGTGGGCTTCCACACGGGTAGAGCGGCACCGAGATGA
- a CDS encoding STAS domain-containing protein: MNATSVVGLGDVLLATIRGELTDQDAIGLHEELTARAADSGARGVLIDISGLEIVDSFLARTLHDIAGACDLLAARTVVVGMRPEVAITLVELGLTLPGMRTALSVSAGMSLLDSAGPR, encoded by the coding sequence ATGAACGCGACCTCCGTTGTCGGCCTTGGTGACGTTCTGCTCGCCACGATCCGAGGCGAGCTGACCGATCAGGACGCGATCGGACTGCACGAGGAGCTGACCGCGCGAGCGGCGGACTCCGGCGCACGGGGGGTACTGATCGACATCTCCGGGCTGGAGATCGTCGATTCGTTTCTGGCCAGGACACTGCACGACATCGCGGGCGCGTGCGACCTCCTCGCCGCGAGGACGGTCGTCGTCGGAATGCGCCCGGAGGTGGCCATCACACTCGTCGAACTGGGCCTGACGCTGCCGGGCATGCGAACCGCGCTCTCGGTGAGCGCGGGCATGTCCTTGCTGGACAGCGCAGGTCCGCGATGA
- a CDS encoding STAS domain-containing protein, producing MTNGENPAHPTTPTVRAELVSDEGRITLSGEVDHGAAPQLDDALDRLLSGGAKRLVVDFARLSFFDSACISALVRAHAAITDRGGTMKLVNVDRFAHRVLQIAGLLPLFEIEQAKR from the coding sequence ATGACAAACGGCGAGAATCCGGCACATCCGACAACCCCGACGGTCCGTGCCGAACTCGTCAGCGACGAAGGACGCATCACCCTGTCCGGAGAGGTCGATCACGGTGCGGCGCCACAGCTCGACGACGCGCTCGACCGGCTGCTCTCCGGAGGGGCCAAGCGGCTGGTGGTGGACTTCGCGAGGCTCTCCTTCTTCGACTCCGCCTGCATCAGCGCACTGGTGCGCGCGCACGCAGCCATCACCGACCGCGGCGGGACGATGAAGCTGGTCAACGTGGACCGATTCGCACACAGGGTGCTGCAGATCGCGGGGCTGCTGCCGCTGTTCGAGATCGAGCAGGCGAAGCGGTAG